The genomic stretch TTTATATCTAAAAGTATCATATCCTCATGAACGTGATTAAAATCTTCggtaaataaatttctttttcaaGAAATAGAAACAATCATTCTAAGACTTTTGTTTggtttgagtattttgaattAAAGTTCCAATTATCTCGTCGGTTACCAGCGAGGAGCATAATTACGGTACTTTTTTCACTGACAACCAAATGATGCTACATAAATCCTTCTCGTGGTCAGTACACATTCAAGGGAAAAAACATCAATAAGTTTCAAATACTCGTACATTACTTCCGCTTTCTATACgctcaataaaaaaatacaaaaaatcatgCGAGAAGGAAATAAGAATTTGAGTACCAGCCAGCATGCATACGAAAACTGAACTTCAAAACATCTTTTACCGTACAACTCTCGAAAACATGCCATTTTCAAAAGTACATAAATTTCGATAGGTTCACTAACGAAACAACCCCGATACCTACTACTACAGAAGTAGAGCCCAACAACTTGTGGTGCGCAATTCGAATTGATCCCAATACTTTGGTTTGGTTATGCATATCAATCGATTtctgatattgtaaaattttctaTTCGGACTTAaggttagcaaaaaaaatctgagtttcaaagttttatagttgagataaatatatttattaagtaaattatgtcggaatgactaaataacactgGTGTAACAAATCGATGATGCTTTGCGCCAATACGAAGCATAGTTATGCATGTATTCATCTATTAAAAATCACACGATGCTTCTGGGGGGATTCACCGATAAACCAGTCGAATGCTCGCCGGACGCGTGAATGTTTGTTTCATGGAAAACATAACgcaacaaaccattcgtgttgaTAAACATCCTTTTTCTTCTTCAAGGCATCCATTATTTACTGTTGTGAAACTACATTAAAATATTACtagtcttcttcttcttcttttatcTGGTGAGCTTGCTGCTCTGTCAAGGGCTAGTGACTCGACTATATGCCCTATTACTAGTCTTAAATATAAAAGATACAAAATATATATAGTTATCATAATAAATGACGTATCCACTAATTTTCAAGATGTTGTGGGGAGCTTAATATGTGATTTCACTCCCTTGAATAATCTCTCACTGAATCATCGTTAATCTTGATAACAAGATTGCTTGAAATTGCATTGAATAAGTCGGCGTcaatattataatgatattgtTCACTGATTATGGCACTGATTTTGCTGCTCTCTACGACGACAATGAGTCGAAGTTATATGAGTAAGCATGGTGATGTTGGTCTACGGAAACAGTCGCTTTGTTTTACTTATCTTAAAATTGTTACACGCGAGTTGAACTTCTAGTTCCTTTTTTTTAGAATGACTTAACAGTACTATAATCAATTCAAATAATTATCAGCGTAAAAACCATTTCTGTCTCATTGTGATTAACTCACAGCTGGTTTCGAGGTGCTGGTCAAATAAGATAGTCGTCTTATGTTCGAGTCCCTGATCGAGGCTGTCAGTGTGCACCATAGTGATCGTAACACTAGATCCGCATTAGTATCCTGGTTGAATTTGCCATGGATAATCCCCACGCTCCACGTTTCTGTTAATGACATTTCATTTTCTCAATTTTATTCTAGTTGAACAGCGATGAAAAGTGCCAAATTACAAGCTGCACTAGCCAAGCGTCGGGAGGCAGAACAGATTAAGTATCAGAAGTCGGCTGCCGTTGAAAGGTACTATGACCAATGGAGTCGTATTACGTCACGTCTAGATTCGTGGAATTCTCCCAAATTTCAGCAGCAAGCTGAGGAGGCACAGCGCAAACGAGAGGAAGCTGAGAAAAAGGAAGCTGCTCTTAACGAGCGACGTGAAAAGCTATGTGCCGCGCTGCAAAAGGAGAAGGATGATTTCCAACGAGAGATAAAAGGTAAAACCATACAACTCTGTACAGTATTGATGGGCTTGAGTCTCTATGCAGTCACTAGATGACCAtgaaagggctattcccactgcttccgttccgggaccgggccgtgtccaagacttttcatgcattcacactgcgccgtgctcgaaccgtgcctgcgctgcgctctggctgagaaatgttgatgtgtgtatgtgaaagaacgtctttctctttttttcataccgcagttcactccgcgcgaaatatgtcactacaacatacacgcatccacccgagtgccttccgtgcactctccagccaacacaaagtatcgtcggcaacgatagtttttctctcgcacggcggcagcacgacggcaactcagcgctgccccggtctgggcacggcgcgtcggtgtgaatgcgttcataagaacgcatgcaatcaatctcaaacaagctcggacgacacacggaacggccacggcccggtcccggaacggaagcagtgggaatagcccttaataGTTAGAGAAATTTACTGACGTGACTATAAGAATAGCATCTAATACCTAGCTGACTTAACGTCTCATCTAATGAAATTTCTTTCTAATTGACTTAACGCCTGATATACTAATGTTTGATTGAAAACTTTTCACGCCTACAGTTAATTGGGTATTTCATTTACAGAAAAGCAGCGCCCAAAATCCAAACCAATTTCCACCGATTTACTAGAGAGCGTCCGGTCACGCTTGAACGACACTGAAGAAGCCAAGCGTCGAATGGACTTGGAGGCAAGTTTGTACACCAAATGGCGTATGGGTTATGACCGCGATGCCGTCCTAATGGATTCCACAAACTCGCATCAGGCAATGGCCAAACTGAACTGGTTGGACCGGCAGGTTGAGCTGCAGCTGCAGAGCGAAAAAGAACGTAAAGATGACCAAGAAAGAGAAATTCGACTCCATGAGGAGGCTCGGCGTCATGAGGAAGTGTTACTCGAGAAAGAACGACGCAGAGAGCAGCAAATCAAAGAACTGAGAGAACACCAAGAGTTTCACATGAAAGAATTGAAATGTCGTGAGCAAGAAATGAATGAATTGAAATTGTACGAGATACGATTGCGTTCGAAACAGGAGGAGTTCACTAAGGAAATTGAACAATTGAGGGTCTACAACGATCGGCGCCGAGATCGTGTGGTCGCAATGCATAATCTCAGGCGTATAAAAATG from Wyeomyia smithii strain HCP4-BCI-WySm-NY-G18 chromosome 3, ASM2978416v1, whole genome shotgun sequence encodes the following:
- the LOC129732995 gene encoding trichoplein keratin filament-binding protein, coding for MKSAKLQAALAKRREAEQIKYQKSAAVERYYDQWSRITSRLDSWNSPKFQQQAEEAQRKREEAEKKEAALNERREKLCAALQKEKDDFQREIKEKQRPKSKPISTDLLESVRSRLNDTEEAKRRMDLEASLYTKWRMGYDRDAVLMDSTNSHQAMAKLNWLDRQVELQLQSEKERKDDQEREIRLHEEARRHEEVLLEKERRREQQIKELREHQEFHMKELKCREQEMNELKLYEIRLRSKQEEFTKEIEQLRVYNDRRRDRVVAMHNLRRIKMLLRERSEAVRNDLKHDLQLLQRISIDYPESNDGINYLRKKFQLQYDLEVDQQTTIENMYESEAKHNLSKWEDKWNEEALVRERQLRCLLDDRITDFESKLIDCTQRQRDLITIREEHIKAIEAANQQLKQQMDEKSKDSSAVANSNQIRELLIDNYPPKAAELSRPSTQKSYRSPTFSSIFPFDDINVRDLTLNEKFNRNEEQSGVLSIPRFGRKKVAWC